The following are from one region of the Phycisphaeraceae bacterium genome:
- a CDS encoding flagellar basal body P-ring protein FlgI — MTIRLPARALSPRTVLSAAAAASLCVGAMSGCSSSKPKPRPRAEAPIAAPARETPSILRGTIGAECRIAGAEPILITGYGIVVGLNGTGSGDAPPPIRAWLERQLALKGVGRGGGPLGEVSPRAVIDDRNTSIVLVQARMSPGAPKDATFDVLVTALPGSATTSLEGGRLMTTDLTPGLFVPGGPEVRSIATARGAVFINPFADPAKADEQSINRTTGRILGGATVTEPFDLLLTLDTPSHSRARAIVNAINDAFPRSAQDRLDTARGRNDEAVALTIPARFKDTPDEFIQLLIHTRIDRAFPNEWASRYVRAMREEPGLAESISWCLQALGPSVIPQIRALYTYPEPKPRLSALRAGASLGDALVAPHLKEIAMQGEPGLRLLAIEQLAKMPPNPRLNLALRELVDSDDLTIRIAAYEALAARRDPWVVVSKEMGVERTLYSTPNSPGEFRLDVVRSNKPMIYISQQGVPRIVVFGESLEVSRPSLVYAWDDRLMVVGDDPGGPLRVRYQGWRNTSVPVQSEADSNVAKLIEFLAHKPTPESPSPGLAMTYSEVVGTLYELTERTRAIRADFVAEQDRLQAELIAMVQTELGDDRPELAGEEAPLEEPGAPARTLADEPTTPAQPTDAPATTEPAKRGFVVPIAPRDPKKPQ, encoded by the coding sequence CGAGACGCCCTCGATCCTGCGCGGGACGATCGGCGCCGAGTGCCGCATCGCCGGGGCCGAGCCGATCCTGATCACGGGCTACGGCATCGTGGTCGGGCTGAACGGGACGGGCTCGGGCGACGCCCCCCCACCGATCCGGGCGTGGCTTGAGCGTCAGCTCGCGCTCAAGGGCGTCGGGCGAGGGGGCGGTCCGCTGGGCGAGGTTTCCCCGCGCGCCGTGATCGACGACCGGAACACCTCGATCGTGCTGGTGCAGGCGAGGATGTCCCCGGGCGCCCCGAAGGACGCGACCTTTGACGTTCTGGTGACGGCGCTCCCTGGCTCGGCGACGACGAGTCTCGAGGGCGGGCGTCTGATGACCACCGACCTGACGCCAGGGCTGTTCGTGCCGGGTGGCCCCGAGGTGCGCTCGATCGCGACGGCGCGCGGCGCGGTGTTCATCAACCCCTTCGCCGACCCGGCCAAGGCCGACGAGCAGTCGATCAACCGCACGACGGGGCGCATCCTGGGCGGCGCGACGGTGACCGAGCCGTTCGACCTGCTGCTGACGCTCGACACGCCCTCGCACAGCCGCGCGCGTGCGATCGTGAACGCGATCAACGACGCCTTCCCGCGCTCTGCGCAGGACCGTCTCGACACGGCCCGTGGTCGCAACGACGAGGCGGTCGCGCTGACGATCCCCGCCCGCTTCAAGGACACGCCCGACGAGTTCATCCAGCTCCTGATCCATACGAGGATCGACCGCGCGTTCCCGAACGAGTGGGCGTCTCGCTACGTGCGCGCGATGCGCGAGGAGCCGGGGCTGGCCGAGTCGATCAGCTGGTGCCTCCAGGCGCTGGGGCCGAGCGTGATCCCCCAGATCCGCGCGCTGTACACCTACCCCGAGCCCAAGCCGCGTCTTTCGGCGCTGCGCGCCGGGGCCAGTCTGGGCGACGCCCTGGTGGCTCCCCATCTGAAGGAGATCGCGATGCAGGGCGAGCCCGGGCTGCGCCTGCTCGCGATCGAGCAGCTCGCGAAGATGCCCCCGAACCCTCGCCTGAACCTCGCGCTGCGAGAGCTCGTCGACTCGGACGACCTCACGATCCGCATCGCCGCGTACGAGGCCCTGGCGGCCCGGCGCGACCCGTGGGTCGTGGTCTCGAAGGAGATGGGCGTCGAGCGCACCCTCTACAGCACGCCGAACTCGCCCGGTGAGTTCCGGCTCGACGTGGTGCGATCGAACAAGCCGATGATCTACATCAGCCAGCAGGGCGTGCCTCGCATCGTGGTGTTCGGGGAGAGCCTCGAAGTGAGCCGCCCGTCGCTGGTGTACGCGTGGGACGATCGACTGATGGTGGTGGGCGACGACCCCGGCGGCCCGCTGCGCGTCCGCTACCAGGGCTGGCGGAACACCTCGGTGCCGGTGCAGAGCGAGGCCGACAGCAACGTCGCCAAACTCATCGAGTTCCTCGCGCACAAGCCCACGCCGGAATCGCCCTCGCCCGGCCTCGCGATGACCTATTCCGAAGTGGTCGGCACGCTCTACGAGCTCACCGAGCGCACCCGCGCCATCAGGGCGGACTTCGTCGCCGAGCAGGACCGGCTCCAGGCCGAGTTGATCGCCATGGTCCAGACCGAGCTGGGCGATGACCGCCCGGAACTCGCGGGCGAAGAGGCGCCTCTCGAAGAGCCCGGCGCACCGGCGCGAACGCTGGCCGACGAACCGACGACCCCTGCGCAGCCGACCGACGCCCCCGCGACGACCGAGCCGGCCAAGCGAGGATTCGTCGTGCCCATCGCGCCGCGCGATCCCAAGAAGCCCCAGTAA
- the smc gene encoding chromosome segregation protein SMC, with product MRLAKLTLTGFKSFADRTEFSFDAPITGIVGPNGCGKSNVVDAIKWVLGERSAKSLRGSSMGDVIFAGSAGRKPGGLASVTLTFDNPVLERAIDPASAEPVADPASDEPVDPAAPDERSPLMRGRRNRALPIDAETVDVERRLHRDGTSEYLINGRKARLKDIRDLFLDTGIGADAYSIIEQGKVDAMLLANAVDRRVFFEEAAGVAKFRVRRVEAERKLDRAETNLVRVREQLESTDRRLRIVKGQAAKARLFKELDEKLRALRTGLALHQYRELKDRLSGLTSRITGLERERNEATGVLEAAEADKQQAELERHAALQARQDAERRRASAQHAMQSAEQRRAMTERTLAESRQQLEDEKAQGAALRERTERLTADRDAHTARIAELEGVAADAERSVREAADARETAQRALGERQAALSAREQSAREIARQRDALANEAEAERRRIETLGEQARRARASLDEIDAAHEQSEQSMREHEAQAAEARRAAADAESRLSELDERAACVAGDQRALAEEFAEREREIARLDGRRATLQEMIDSRAGLGDAPREVLSRAERHEDGFACVIGPLAEMIRVEQRDAAAVEAALGSALQAIVVTSLRDVADSPALRDAPGRVTLLPLLRDAQEPAHAANGLDAIPTDRLARVRDLITSDERVAQALDALLDGSYVATDLDAAMLLAAGPLREARARFVTSTGEVLEPDGRVIVGAPGSGESGQGLLQRRAELEALERSLVDLRADAERLRARLHSLHAQSDELDASRAETRRAASEARRSLASHDATIERLRAEITRSQRQSASLRDDLESTQARVAKLEGDRGAALERAEKLTGLLQDEQQAVQSLRDSLAQERAALDEANDRLTRARIAHGGAAEKIASARRELRAVELAIEEAASSIERIDRTLAHREARIVEHENAIHECAQAIVVAQGELAEASSLFSEAVSRLDESSRAAHERGERVLLAREHAQHIERDWNAVELSKREVEVRLETLEQRTLEDLSLDLAATLPLWTQEESSREEIDEDERVAEIRSLQSEIKKLGNVNLGAIDEESELETRNEDLAQQLADLDAARAQLTALIEELANVSRDRFRETFEAIQASFGGPNGMFRKIFGGGRAELKLIPDEETGEIDWLESGVEVLAKPPGKEPRTLAQLSGGEKTMTAVALLMSIFETKPSPFCVLDEVDAALDEANVERFNAVLRQFLDLSHFIVITHNKRTMRHADQLFGVTMQERGVSKRVQVRFEDVGSNGSIRANVSGGEPVANDPVEPGEPPVVEIPAKRRRASEALSAN from the coding sequence ATGCGACTCGCCAAACTCACCCTCACCGGGTTCAAGTCGTTCGCCGACCGGACGGAGTTTTCCTTCGACGCCCCCATCACGGGCATCGTCGGGCCCAACGGCTGCGGCAAGTCCAACGTCGTCGACGCCATTAAGTGGGTGCTCGGGGAACGCTCCGCCAAGAGTCTTCGCGGCTCGTCCATGGGCGATGTGATCTTCGCCGGATCCGCCGGGCGCAAGCCGGGCGGGCTCGCCAGCGTCACCCTGACCTTCGACAACCCCGTCCTCGAGCGCGCGATCGACCCCGCCAGCGCCGAGCCGGTCGCCGACCCTGCGTCCGACGAGCCCGTCGACCCCGCAGCCCCCGATGAGCGCTCGCCCCTGATGCGAGGGCGTCGGAACCGCGCGCTCCCGATCGACGCCGAGACGGTCGACGTGGAGCGTCGCCTGCATCGCGACGGGACGAGCGAGTACCTGATCAACGGTCGAAAGGCGCGTCTGAAGGACATCCGCGACCTGTTCCTCGACACCGGCATCGGCGCCGACGCCTACTCGATCATCGAGCAGGGCAAGGTCGACGCGATGCTGCTCGCCAACGCGGTCGATCGGCGCGTGTTCTTCGAAGAGGCCGCGGGTGTTGCGAAATTCCGCGTGCGGCGGGTCGAGGCCGAGCGCAAACTCGACCGGGCCGAGACCAACCTCGTGCGCGTGCGCGAGCAGCTCGAATCGACCGACCGTCGCCTTCGCATCGTGAAGGGGCAGGCCGCGAAAGCGCGCCTGTTCAAGGAACTCGACGAGAAACTGCGAGCGTTGCGCACGGGCCTCGCGCTGCACCAATACCGCGAGCTGAAGGACCGCCTCTCGGGGCTGACCTCGCGCATCACCGGGCTGGAGCGAGAGCGCAACGAGGCGACCGGCGTGCTGGAAGCGGCGGAAGCCGACAAGCAGCAGGCCGAGCTCGAGCGCCACGCAGCCCTTCAGGCGCGACAGGACGCCGAGCGCCGTCGCGCCAGCGCCCAGCACGCGATGCAGTCGGCCGAGCAGCGCCGCGCGATGACCGAGCGCACGCTCGCCGAGTCGCGCCAGCAACTCGAAGACGAGAAAGCGCAGGGCGCCGCCCTGCGAGAGCGGACCGAGCGCCTCACCGCCGATCGCGACGCGCACACGGCGCGGATCGCCGAGCTCGAGGGCGTGGCGGCCGACGCCGAGCGTTCCGTGCGAGAGGCGGCCGACGCGCGCGAGACCGCCCAGCGCGCGCTGGGCGAGCGACAGGCGGCCCTCAGCGCGCGCGAGCAGTCCGCCCGGGAGATCGCCCGCCAGCGCGACGCGCTCGCCAACGAGGCCGAGGCCGAGCGCCGGCGCATCGAGACCCTGGGCGAGCAGGCCAGACGGGCCCGCGCGTCCCTCGACGAGATCGACGCGGCGCACGAGCAGTCCGAGCAATCGATGCGCGAGCACGAGGCGCAGGCCGCCGAGGCGCGCCGGGCCGCGGCCGACGCCGAGTCGCGACTGTCCGAACTCGACGAGCGCGCCGCGTGCGTCGCCGGCGACCAGCGCGCCCTCGCCGAAGAATTCGCGGAGCGCGAGCGCGAGATCGCTCGCCTCGACGGGCGTCGCGCCACGCTGCAGGAGATGATCGACTCGCGCGCCGGCCTGGGCGACGCGCCTCGCGAGGTCCTCTCACGCGCCGAACGCCACGAGGACGGCTTCGCGTGCGTGATCGGCCCGCTCGCCGAGATGATCCGCGTCGAGCAGCGCGACGCCGCGGCGGTCGAAGCGGCGCTCGGCTCGGCGCTGCAGGCGATCGTGGTGACCTCGCTGCGCGATGTCGCTGATTCTCCCGCGCTCCGCGACGCGCCGGGGCGCGTCACCCTGCTGCCCCTGCTCCGCGACGCGCAGGAACCGGCCCACGCCGCCAACGGGCTCGACGCGATCCCGACGGACCGCCTGGCGCGCGTGCGAGACCTGATCACCAGCGACGAACGCGTCGCCCAGGCCCTCGACGCGCTGCTCGACGGCTCGTACGTCGCGACCGACCTCGACGCGGCGATGCTGCTCGCCGCCGGCCCGCTGCGCGAAGCGCGAGCCCGCTTCGTGACCTCGACCGGCGAGGTCCTCGAACCCGACGGACGCGTCATCGTCGGTGCGCCCGGCTCGGGCGAGTCCGGCCAGGGCCTGCTCCAGCGCCGCGCCGAACTCGAGGCCCTCGAGCGGTCCCTCGTTGACCTTCGCGCCGACGCGGAGCGCCTGCGAGCCCGCCTGCACTCGCTCCACGCCCAGAGCGACGAGCTCGACGCGTCACGCGCCGAGACCCGTCGCGCCGCGAGCGAGGCCCGGCGATCCCTCGCCTCGCACGACGCCACCATCGAGCGGCTCCGCGCCGAGATCACCCGCTCGCAGCGACAGAGCGCCTCGCTTCGCGACGACCTCGAGTCGACGCAGGCACGCGTCGCGAAGCTCGAAGGAGATCGAGGCGCGGCACTCGAGCGAGCCGAGAAGCTCACCGGCCTTCTTCAGGACGAGCAGCAGGCGGTCCAGTCGCTGCGAGACTCGCTCGCGCAGGAGCGCGCCGCCCTCGACGAAGCCAACGACCGGCTCACCCGCGCCCGGATCGCGCACGGCGGCGCCGCTGAGAAGATCGCCAGCGCCCGGCGCGAGCTCCGCGCCGTCGAGTTGGCGATCGAAGAGGCCGCGTCGTCCATCGAGCGCATCGACCGCACGCTCGCCCATCGCGAGGCGAGGATCGTCGAGCACGAGAACGCCATCCACGAGTGCGCCCAGGCGATCGTCGTCGCGCAGGGCGAGCTCGCCGAGGCGTCTTCGCTGTTCAGCGAGGCGGTCTCGCGCCTGGACGAGTCGTCACGCGCCGCCCACGAGCGCGGCGAGCGGGTCCTGCTCGCACGCGAGCACGCGCAGCACATCGAGCGCGACTGGAACGCGGTCGAACTCTCCAAGCGCGAGGTCGAGGTCCGGCTCGAGACGCTCGAGCAGCGCACGCTTGAGGACCTGTCGCTCGACCTGGCCGCCACGCTCCCGCTGTGGACGCAGGAGGAGTCGTCGCGCGAAGAGATCGACGAGGACGAACGCGTCGCCGAGATCCGTTCGCTCCAGAGCGAGATCAAGAAGCTGGGCAACGTGAACCTCGGCGCGATCGACGAGGAAAGCGAGCTGGAGACGCGCAACGAGGACCTCGCGCAGCAGCTCGCGGATCTCGACGCCGCCCGCGCCCAGCTCACGGCGCTTATCGAGGAACTGGCCAATGTCAGCCGCGACCGCTTCCGAGAGACCTTCGAGGCGATCCAGGCCAGCTTCGGCGGGCCGAACGGGATGTTCCGCAAGATCTTCGGCGGCGGTCGCGCCGAACTGAAGCTCATCCCCGACGAGGAGACCGGCGAGATCGACTGGCTCGAGAGCGGCGTCGAGGTGCTGGCCAAGCCCCCGGGCAAGGAGCCCCGCACGCTCGCGCAGCTCTCGGGCGGCGAGAAGACCATGACCGCCGTCGCGCTGCTCATGTCGATCTTCGAGACCAAGCCCTCGCCCTTCTGCGTGCTGGACGAAGTGGACGCGGCCCTCGACGAGGCCAATGTCGAGCGCTTCAACGCGGTGCTGCGCCAGTTCCTCGACCTCTCCCACTTCATCGTCATCACGCACAACAAGCGCACGATGCGCCACGCCGACCAGCTCTTCGGCGTCACGATGCAGGAGCGCGGCGTGTCCAAGCGCGTGCAGGTCCGCTTCGAGGACGTCGGGTCGAACGGCTCGATCAGGGCGAACGTGTCGGGTGGAGAGCCCGTCGCGAACGACCCCGTCGAGCCCGGCGAGCCCCCCGTGGTCGAGATCCCGGCGAAGCGTCGGCGCGCCAGCGAGGCGCTCAGCGCGAACTGA
- a CDS encoding LysM peptidoglycan-binding domain-containing protein, whose protein sequence is MSLSSESSRRPPSARRIMAGGGVLALVWIGVYWATPPAPSVPAGPGIVFADDRPARTTEGPVSEPVAQAPPPQVAAPRQAEQPTTPSAPAVIPPAFREHTVRANETMETIARTQLGDAALWTAVASANPRVDPLKLRVGQTIRIPIDPTNIQGRPNPQVVQTPPTKPREPEPAARIEYVVRRGDTLGAIARTYYNSSARWQLILDANRDKIGKPEDIRPGMTLVIPPAPPSP, encoded by the coding sequence ATGTCCCTCTCGAGCGAGTCATCCCGGAGGCCGCCCTCGGCGCGCAGGATCATGGCCGGCGGCGGCGTGCTTGCGCTCGTCTGGATAGGCGTCTACTGGGCCACGCCCCCTGCGCCCAGCGTCCCCGCCGGGCCCGGGATCGTTTTCGCCGACGACCGCCCGGCGCGAACGACCGAGGGACCCGTGAGCGAGCCCGTCGCGCAGGCCCCGCCCCCGCAGGTCGCCGCGCCGCGCCAGGCAGAGCAGCCCACCACGCCCAGCGCGCCGGCTGTCATCCCCCCGGCGTTCCGCGAGCACACCGTCCGCGCGAACGAGACGATGGAAACCATCGCGAGGACGCAGCTGGGCGACGCGGCGCTGTGGACCGCTGTCGCGAGCGCGAACCCGCGGGTCGACCCGCTCAAACTGCGGGTCGGTCAGACGATCCGCATCCCGATCGACCCGACCAACATTCAGGGCAGACCCAACCCCCAGGTCGTGCAGACGCCCCCGACGAAGCCGCGCGAGCCGGAACCCGCTGCACGGATCGAGTATGTCGTGCGCCGTGGCGACACGCTGGGCGCGATCGCGCGGACCTATTACAACTCGTCGGCGCGCTGGCAGCTCATCCTCGACGCGAACCGCGACAAGATCGGCAAGCCCGAGGACATCCGCCCCGGGATGACGCTGGTCATCCCGCCCGCGCCGCCGTCGCCCTGA
- the secD gene encoding protein translocase subunit SecD, producing MRKAMQLGAVLVALVLISIWSIIPPAEKLRRGKDLAGGVSLVYAVNIEGDENPRDVLGRTIEVLKQRVDPNGQFDITMISQGDNRIEVSMPLASQTVTVLRREIDAKLAALQTVSIDAGALERTIRMQGSERDGALVSLAAGSEDRLSLLRRAASAYDEARAARAAFTEAQSVNAPEDVLDDLVGAAAAAEIQYERVRAQALRAAISPEEVRRALDLPNQDRSIADQASGERVTIESPRKRALQRLREQHPDLATELNEIVSLFETYEAQRRGYDDPSDLMRVLQGAGVLTFRIAVQPGEMANEAELRQQLRERGARNVQSTEARWYSIDDIESWYDDIQGLRALQAAPAEYFATRYRLVVEERDGIYYILLYDRSGLRLTPAEGSWRVDSASAGVDRLGRPAIDFRMNPTGATLMGRMTGDNIGRQMAVLLDDRVYTAPTLINAIQGQGQISGRFSNAELNYIIRTLAAGSLAAKLSEQPISVTVLAPQLGADNLQKGLVAGVFALIVISAFMIVYYMTSGMIAVVALACNAILLLGAMSLSRAAFTMPGIAGVILTFGIAVDANVIIYERIREEIMSGGQKVKAAVRIGYSKGLSAIVDGNVTNLIVCLVLGSVGTPEIRGFAITLGIGVVTTLISGLLITRVIYTVLLEGGIMKRLPMLPSVVPSLHRLLEPNIDWIGKRFIFYVTSGVLLVGSFAVMAIQGADMFDNEFRGGTAVTLELTEGKTLTRQDVETRLRERASREPSGSDVNRLLTAQVIAINPMADNVTSRTFKIKTVVTNREAVEGAVLESFSDVLDARPPLQFGAVVVRPILQGALGENIDRPEIRDNVDSFIGGVAVVVSDIQPPVSLEELEARLAATRTRADHSGTLGRPHFMVILDGTPQAVRAVAMLATDEGVSYFDDQSRWRTTLAASEEAVLRDALERASSLAGIEAFSPAIARTFAAQAIVAIALSLMGILIYVWVRFGSLRYSVAATVPQLHDSLIVIGMVAGAEILYDKAPGVAAMFLIEPFRIDLAMVAAVLTIIGYSLNDTIVTMDRIRENKGRLPYATRDIINLSVNQTFSRTIITSGTTLFAAFSLYAFGGQGTRGFAFAILVGVLVGTYSSVAIATPIVWQKKPRKPIQSGQQGLASTGAMATTPA from the coding sequence ATGCGCAAGGCAATGCAACTCGGCGCCGTTCTCGTGGCGCTGGTGCTCATCTCGATCTGGTCGATCATCCCGCCCGCTGAGAAGCTCCGTCGGGGCAAGGACCTCGCGGGCGGCGTGTCGCTCGTCTACGCCGTCAACATCGAGGGGGACGAGAACCCGCGCGACGTGCTCGGGCGCACCATCGAGGTCCTCAAGCAGCGCGTCGACCCGAACGGGCAGTTCGACATCACCATGATCTCGCAGGGCGACAACCGCATCGAGGTCTCGATGCCCCTCGCCTCGCAGACGGTCACGGTCCTGCGCCGTGAGATCGACGCGAAGCTCGCGGCGCTCCAGACGGTCAGCATCGACGCCGGCGCCCTCGAGCGCACGATCCGCATGCAGGGCTCGGAGCGCGACGGAGCGCTGGTCTCGCTCGCCGCGGGCTCGGAGGACCGTCTGTCGCTCCTGCGCCGGGCCGCGAGCGCGTACGACGAGGCCCGCGCCGCGCGCGCCGCGTTCACCGAGGCGCAGAGCGTGAACGCGCCCGAGGACGTGCTCGACGACCTGGTGGGCGCCGCCGCCGCCGCCGAGATCCAGTACGAGCGTGTCCGCGCCCAGGCACTCCGGGCCGCGATCTCTCCCGAAGAGGTCCGACGCGCCCTCGACCTTCCCAATCAGGACCGGTCCATCGCCGACCAGGCCAGCGGCGAGCGGGTGACTATCGAGTCCCCTCGCAAGCGCGCCCTGCAGCGTCTGCGCGAGCAGCACCCCGACCTGGCGACCGAGCTCAACGAGATCGTCTCGCTCTTTGAGACCTACGAGGCCCAGCGCCGCGGGTACGACGACCCCTCCGACCTGATGCGCGTCCTCCAGGGCGCCGGCGTGCTCACCTTCCGCATCGCGGTCCAGCCGGGCGAGATGGCCAACGAGGCCGAGCTCCGCCAGCAGCTGCGCGAGCGCGGCGCGCGCAACGTGCAGTCGACCGAGGCGCGCTGGTACTCGATCGACGACATCGAGTCGTGGTACGACGACATCCAGGGCCTGCGCGCCCTGCAGGCAGCGCCCGCCGAGTACTTCGCGACGAGGTACCGCCTCGTCGTCGAGGAACGCGACGGCATCTACTACATCCTCCTCTACGACCGCTCGGGGCTGCGCCTGACGCCGGCCGAGGGGTCGTGGCGCGTCGACAGCGCCAGCGCCGGCGTCGACCGTCTCGGGCGACCGGCGATCGACTTCCGCATGAACCCCACAGGCGCGACGCTGATGGGGCGCATGACCGGCGACAACATCGGCCGCCAGATGGCGGTTCTCCTCGATGACCGCGTCTACACCGCCCCCACGCTCATCAACGCGATCCAGGGACAGGGCCAGATCTCGGGTCGCTTCAGCAACGCCGAGCTGAACTACATCATCCGCACGCTCGCCGCCGGCTCGCTCGCGGCCAAGCTCAGCGAGCAGCCCATCAGCGTCACCGTCCTGGCCCCCCAGCTCGGCGCCGACAACCTCCAGAAGGGCCTGGTCGCCGGCGTGTTCGCGCTGATCGTCATCAGCGCGTTCATGATCGTGTACTACATGACATCCGGCATGATCGCGGTCGTCGCCCTGGCGTGCAACGCGATCCTGCTGCTGGGCGCCATGTCGCTCTCTCGCGCCGCGTTCACCATGCCCGGCATCGCCGGCGTCATCCTCACCTTCGGCATCGCGGTCGACGCGAACGTGATCATCTACGAGCGCATCCGCGAAGAGATCATGTCCGGGGGCCAGAAGGTCAAGGCCGCGGTCCGCATCGGCTATTCGAAGGGCCTCTCGGCGATCGTCGACGGCAACGTGACCAACCTGATCGTGTGTCTGGTGCTCGGCTCCGTGGGCACTCCCGAGATCCGCGGCTTCGCGATCACCCTGGGCATCGGCGTTGTCACCACGCTCATCTCGGGCCTGCTGATCACCCGCGTCATCTACACCGTCCTCCTCGAGGGCGGGATCATGAAGCGACTCCCGATGCTCCCGTCGGTCGTCCCCTCGCTGCACCGCCTGCTCGAGCCCAACATCGACTGGATCGGCAAGCGGTTCATCTTCTACGTCACCTCGGGCGTCCTGCTCGTCGGTAGTTTCGCGGTCATGGCGATCCAGGGCGCGGACATGTTCGACAACGAGTTCCGCGGCGGCACGGCCGTCACGCTCGAACTCACCGAGGGCAAAACCCTCACCCGCCAGGATGTCGAGACCCGCCTGCGCGAACGCGCCTCGCGCGAACCCAGCGGCAGCGACGTGAACCGTCTGCTCACGGCGCAGGTCATCGCGATCAACCCGATGGCGGACAACGTCACGTCCCGGACCTTCAAGATCAAGACAGTCGTCACCAACCGCGAGGCGGTCGAGGGCGCCGTCCTCGAGTCGTTCAGCGACGTCCTCGACGCGCGCCCGCCGCTGCAGTTCGGCGCCGTCGTTGTTCGCCCCATCCTGCAGGGCGCTCTGGGCGAGAACATCGATCGCCCAGAGATCCGCGACAACGTCGACTCGTTCATCGGCGGCGTGGCTGTCGTCGTTTCCGACATCCAGCCTCCCGTCTCCCTCGAGGAGCTGGAGGCCCGCCTCGCCGCGACCCGGACCCGCGCCGATCATTCCGGCACGCTCGGACGCCCGCACTTCATGGTGATCCTCGACGGGACGCCGCAGGCGGTCCGCGCCGTCGCGATGCTCGCGACCGACGAGGGCGTGAGTTACTTCGACGATCAGAGCCGCTGGCGCACGACGCTCGCCGCGAGCGAGGAAGCGGTCCTGCGGGACGCCCTCGAGCGTGCGAGCAGTCTCGCCGGCATCGAGGCGTTCAGCCCGGCGATCGCGCGCACCTTCGCGGCCCAGGCCATCGTCGCGATCGCGCTGTCCCTCATGGGCATCCTGATTTATGTCTGGGTCCGATTCGGCTCGCTGCGCTACAGCGTCGCGGCCACCGTCCCCCAGCTCCACGACTCGCTCATCGTGATCGGCATGGTCGCCGGCGCCGAGATCCTCTACGACAAGGCCCCGGGCGTGGCGGCGATGTTCCTGATCGAGCCCTTCCGCATCGACCTTGCGATGGTCGCGGCGGTGCTGACCATCATCGGCTACTCGCTCAACGACACGATCGTGACCATGGACCGCATCCGCGAGAACAAGGGACGCCTGCCCTACGCGACGCGAGACATCATCAACCTCTCGGTCAACCAGACCTTCAGCCGCACGATCATCACCTCGGGCACCACGCTCTTCGCGGCGTTCTCGCTCTACGCCTTCGGCGGGCAGGGCACCCGAGGGTTCGCCTTCGCGATCCTCGTGGGCGTGCTCGTGGGCACCTATTCCTCGGTCGCGATCGCGACCCCGATCGTCTGGCAGAAGAAGCCCCGCAAGCCGATCCAGAGCGGGCAGCAGGGACTCGCGTCGACCGGCGCGATGGCCACCACCCCCGCCTGA
- the yajC gene encoding preprotein translocase subunit YajC, whose translation MNLNFPTLSLDMLSGAILAQTAEAAPPVAGRPSGESAPLVQPGTAAQPGQAPPPGGFGGSGIFLFMFAFLALMIVMQIFSGRKQKKQREQLLNSIARHDRVQTVGGIIGTVAEVRDDEIVLKVDEATNTKLRVARSAISAVLKKSAADGLAPGGPASSQRPESVGV comes from the coding sequence ATGAACCTGAACTTCCCCACGCTCTCGCTCGACATGCTCTCCGGCGCGATCCTCGCGCAGACCGCCGAGGCGGCGCCCCCGGTCGCCGGTCGTCCTTCCGGCGAGAGCGCCCCGCTCGTCCAGCCCGGCACAGCGGCCCAGCCCGGCCAGGCCCCTCCCCCCGGCGGGTTCGGCGGCAGCGGCATCTTCCTGTTCATGTTCGCGTTCCTCGCGCTCATGATCGTCATGCAGATCTTCAGCGGGCGCAAGCAGAAGAAGCAGCGCGAGCAGCTGCTCAACTCCATCGCGCGCCACGATCGCGTCCAGACGGTCGGCGGCATCATCGGCACCGTCGCCGAGGTCCGCGACGACGAGATCGTCCTCAAGGTCGACGAAGCGACCAACACCAAGCTGCGCGTCGCGCGCTCCGCGATCTCCGCGGTGCTCAAGAAGTCCGCGGCAGACGGGCTCGCCCCGGGCGGCCCGGCGTCGTCCCAGCGTCCCGAATCCGTCGGCGTCTGA